In the Dyella humicola genome, CGCGAGCGACGCGCCGCACGCACGAGTCCGCCAAGTCGCTCGCCAAGTCACGCGTGGCGACTGCCGAGATGGCCGACCAGGCATTCGCTCCGCCACCACCGGCCCCTGCCCCGCCGATAGTGATGGCTCAATCGCCAATGGCGTCTGCAGCGCCGCCCGCAACTGCCGGCTACCGCGCCGAGCCCGCAGCACGCTCGATGGCCATGAGGACCATGGCGGCTGCCGCGCCTGCTCCAACAGCGCCCGCACCGGTGTCGGCCGTGGATGCCACGGCAGCCAACCCGAACGACACGCCCGCGCAAGAGCTCGACAAGATCCGCCTGCTGTTTGCGCAACATCGCCGCGACGAAGCGTTGCAGCGCCTGTCTGCGTTTCGCCAGGCGCATCCGGAGATGAGCTTGCCGGACGATGTGCGTGCTCAATTGCCCGACCATGAGTGAAGCGCTGTACACCCTCGCCACCGCCCACCAGCACAGCGAGGACATCAAGAAGAGCCGCTTTCTCGCCCACGCGGCACCGGTGCAGACATCCGAGCAGGCATTGGCTTTCGTGCGGCAGGTCAGCGACCTGGCAGCTACGCACAATTGCTGGGCCTACCGCATCGGCCAGGACTATCGCTTCAACGATGATGGCGAGCCCGGCGGCACCGCGGGCCGGCCGATCCTGCAGGCTATCGAAGGCCAGAGCATCGACCGTGCCGTCGTGGTCGTCACGCGCTGGTACGGCGGCATCAAGCTCGGCGCGGGCGGCCTGGTTCGCGCCTATGGCGGCACGGCGGCGGAATGCCTGCGCCTCGCCGAACGCGTCCCCATCGTGGCGATGGCGCGACTGGGCCTGCGTTGCGACTTCGCCGAACTTGCCCTGCTGAAGGCGCGCCTGCGTGAACTGGAGGCCGAGGTGACGCGGGAGGATTTCGACGCCGATGGCGTCGAACTCGACATCCGGCTACCCGAATCCCGAGTGGACGAGGCGCAGGCGCGCATCACCGATATCAGCAGGGGCCGCCACAACGCCCGCCGGCTGGATTGAATCGCCAGCCAGTCGCCCCACCTTTGGAGACAAGCACCATTGCGGTGCCCCATCCCTTTGCCAGCCTCGACCTGCGAGCACTAATGAGCGACACCGCCAACACGCCACGCCCTACCCGCCGCCTTGGCGCGTTATTGCAGTTGTGGCCATTCCTGAAGCCGCATCGCGCTCTCGCCATCGGTTGGCTGGTGTTTCTTGCGATCTCGTCGTCGGCCACGCTGGTGCTGCCGATGGCAGTGCGCCACATGATCGACCAGGGCTTTGGCCACTCCAATGCGGCCGCGATCAACGCCACCTTCCTCGGATTATTCGGCGTGGCGCTGGTGCTCGCCTTTGCCACGGCGGCCCGCTACTACTGCATCAGCCTGCTGGGCGAACGCGCGCTCGCTTCGCTGCGCGCCAAACTCTATGCGCATGTGATCCGGCTCGATGTGAGCTTTTTCGAACGCAGCCGCGTGGGTGAACTGATCTCTCGCCTGGGCACGGATACCGAGGTCATCCAGGCCCTGATCGGCTCCGGCATCTCGGTGGCGCTGCGCAGTGCCGTGATGCTGCTGGGCGCCACCGGCATGATGGTTTGGACCAGCACGCACCTAGCCGGCCTTACGGCGCTGGTGATTCCGGCCGTGGTGTTGCCGATCCTGCTGTTTGGCCGTCGCGTGCAGAAGCTTTCGCGCGCCAGCCAGGACCGCCTAGCCGACGCCGCTGCGGTGGCCAACGAAACGCTCAATGCAGCGCCGGCGGTCAAGGCCTACGCGCGCGAAGATATCGAAAGCACGCGTTACGGCAGCGCGATCACGCGCGCGCTGGCCACCGCGCGCAAGCGCATCGGCATGCGATCGGCGCTAACGGCTGCGGTCATCGTGTTGTTCTTCGGCGCCATCACGCTGGTGCTGTGGGCCGGCGCACGCGACGTGCTGGCCGGCACTTTGAACGCAGGCGTGCTGGGGCAGTTCGTGCTGTACGCCATCTTTGCTGCCGGCTCGCTGGCGGGGCTTTCCGAAGTGTGGGGCGACGTGCTGCGTGCGGCCGGCGCCATGGAGCGCATCGGCGAGTTGTTCGAAGAACATGCCGAGATCACCAGCCCGGCGCAGCCAACACCGCTGCCCAAGCCGATGCAAGGCGCGTTGCGGTTCGAGAATGTCGTCTTCCACTATCCGACACGACCCGATGCGCCAGCACTGTATGACTTCGACCTGGCGATCCGCCCCGGCGAAACGGTTGCGCTGGTAGGTCCGTCGGGCGCGGGCAAGAGCACCGTGTTCGCCCTGCTGCTGCGCTTCTACGATCCGCAAACGGGGCGCATCAGCCTCGACGGCGTCGACCTGCGTGCGCTGTCGCTGCCCGGGTTGCGCGGAGCCATCGCGCTGGTGCCGCAGGAGACCGTCATCTTCGGTGGCAGTGCTGCCGACAATATTCGATTCGGCCGCCAGGATGCTGGCGATGATGAAGTCCGCGAGGCCGCGCGAGCGGCCGAGGCGCATGAGTTCATCAGCGCCCTTGGGAAGGGCTACGAGGAGGAGCTTGGCGAGCGCGGCGTGCGCCTCTCCGGCGGACAGCGCCAGCGTATCGCCATCGCCCGCGCCATCCTGCGCGATGCGCCGCTGCTGCTGCTCGACGAGGCCACCTCCGCCCTCGACGCCCAATCGGAAGCGGCTATCCAGCAGGCACTGGAACGACTGGAGAAGGGACGCACCACCCTGGTCATCGCCCACCGACTCGCCACGGTACAGCGCGCCGATCGCATCGTGGTGATGGATGGTGGCCGCATCGTGGCCCAGGGCACGCATGAAAGCCTGTTGGCCGAAGGCGGCCTCTACGCGGAACTGGCGCGCTTGCAGTTCACCGCGTGAGCATCGCTCGCCGGGTGCGCTCGTGTAGGAGCGCACCCGGTGCGCGATCGACCCGCCGTACACCCTCAATGACCGCCCAAGGCCGCCACCAACCCTCGCACCGTGTCGATGTCACTGCGGATCTCGCCACCTGCCATCTCGGGCAGCACGGCGTTCGTCATGCGCACGGCCGATGGGAGCTCGCGCTTGGCCGAGGCGTGAAATTCTTTTGCGTCGGTCAACGTCCTCAAAGTGGCGATATTGCCGGGAGCGATGCCGGCCCCCGGCATAACGGTCAGCCGATCACCCGCCTGCTCGATCAAGGCGCGAATATGCGCGGCACCCTCCATCGCCGAGCTTGCACCACCCGAGGTAAGTAAGCGCTCCGCGCCAAGTGCGATCACGTCCTCCAACGCGCGCGATGGATCGCGCGCCATGTCGAAGGCGCGATGGAAGGTCACGCCCATGCGACCGGCGGCCGCGACCAGCTCAC is a window encoding:
- a CDS encoding copper homeostasis protein CutC, whose amino-acid sequence is MAGCLLEVAANSLASALAAQAGGAGRIELCTALELGGLTPSHAQIALVRERVRLPLYVLIRPRAGDFLYSDLDVETMRRDVEACATLGCDGVVIGSLDVEGDVDMARCRELVAAAGRMGVTFHRAFDMARDPSRALEDVIALGAERLLTSGGASSAMEGAAHIRALIEQAGDRLTVMPGAGIAPGNIATLRTLTDAKEFHASAKRELPSAVRMTNAVLPEMAGGEIRSDIDTVRGLVAALGGH
- a CDS encoding ABC transporter transmembrane domain-containing protein, translated to MSDTANTPRPTRRLGALLQLWPFLKPHRALAIGWLVFLAISSSATLVLPMAVRHMIDQGFGHSNAAAINATFLGLFGVALVLAFATAARYYCISLLGERALASLRAKLYAHVIRLDVSFFERSRVGELISRLGTDTEVIQALIGSGISVALRSAVMLLGATGMMVWTSTHLAGLTALVIPAVVLPILLFGRRVQKLSRASQDRLADAAAVANETLNAAPAVKAYAREDIESTRYGSAITRALATARKRIGMRSALTAAVIVLFFGAITLVLWAGARDVLAGTLNAGVLGQFVLYAIFAAGSLAGLSEVWGDVLRAAGAMERIGELFEEHAEITSPAQPTPLPKPMQGALRFENVVFHYPTRPDAPALYDFDLAIRPGETVALVGPSGAGKSTVFALLLRFYDPQTGRISLDGVDLRALSLPGLRGAIALVPQETVIFGGSAADNIRFGRQDAGDDEVREAARAAEAHEFISALGKGYEEELGERGVRLSGGQRQRIAIARAILRDAPLLLLDEATSALDAQSEAAIQQALERLEKGRTTLVIAHRLATVQRADRIVVMDGGRIVAQGTHESLLAEGGLYAELARLQFTA
- a CDS encoding IMPACT family protein, which translates into the protein MSEALYTLATAHQHSEDIKKSRFLAHAAPVQTSEQALAFVRQVSDLAATHNCWAYRIGQDYRFNDDGEPGGTAGRPILQAIEGQSIDRAVVVVTRWYGGIKLGAGGLVRAYGGTAAECLRLAERVPIVAMARLGLRCDFAELALLKARLRELEAEVTREDFDADGVELDIRLPESRVDEAQARITDISRGRHNARRLD